One segment of uncultured Tolumonas sp. DNA contains the following:
- the slyD gene encoding peptidylprolyl isomerase encodes MKITHLSVVTLDYTVSDTSGEVLDTTEGREPLVYLHGSGYLVPGLENALYERAAGDSFELTVPAADAYGEYEESLVQEVPGELFDGMEVAEGDTFVADTDDGHRPVTIVEVSEDFVKVDANHPLAGMDLHFKVNVREVRAATAEEIAHGHIHGEEGCGHDHGHHHEHEGCCGGHGHSHGDDHECCGGKGHAHGEEHECCGGKGHGHDHHHDAEEQHECCGGHGGCKN; translated from the coding sequence ATGAAGATTACTCATTTGAGCGTTGTTACGCTGGATTACACCGTATCGGATACTTCAGGCGAAGTACTGGATACCACTGAAGGGCGTGAGCCGTTAGTTTATCTGCATGGCAGTGGCTATCTGGTTCCCGGTTTAGAGAATGCACTGTATGAACGTGCAGCAGGTGACAGCTTTGAACTGACAGTGCCAGCCGCAGATGCTTACGGTGAATACGAAGAATCATTGGTACAAGAAGTACCGGGCGAATTGTTCGATGGTATGGAAGTGGCGGAAGGCGACACATTTGTTGCTGATACCGATGATGGTCACCGTCCGGTTACTATCGTTGAAGTTTCTGAAGACTTCGTGAAAGTTGATGCTAACCATCCACTGGCGGGCATGGATCTGCACTTTAAAGTGAATGTTCGTGAAGTTCGTGCAGCAACAGCAGAAGAAATTGCACATGGTCATATTCACGGTGAAGAAGGTTGTGGTCACGATCATGGTCATCATCATGAGCACGAAGGTTGTTGCGGTGGCCATGGTCATTCACATGGTGACGATCATGAGTGTTGTGGTGGTAAAGGTCATGCGCATGGTGAAGAACATGAGTGCTGCGGCGGGAAAGGCCATGGTCATGATCATCATCATGACGCGGAAGAACAGCATGAATGCTGTGGTGGCCACGGCGGCTGCAAAAACTAA
- the fur gene encoding ferric iron uptake transcriptional regulator translates to MTDHNQQLKDAGLKITSPRVKILDYLRQPECQHISAEDLYKLLLDNGEEIGLATVYRVLNQFDDAGIVTRHHFEGGKSVFELAQQHHHDHLVCLDCGSVVEFSDEVIEQRQKEIAEKHGMTLTHHSLYLYGNCGKENCINRKK, encoded by the coding sequence ATGACAGACCATAATCAGCAACTGAAAGACGCCGGATTAAAAATCACTTCGCCGCGGGTTAAGATCTTGGATTACCTGCGCCAGCCGGAATGCCAGCACATCAGTGCTGAAGACCTTTATAAACTGCTGCTGGATAATGGTGAAGAAATTGGTTTGGCAACCGTTTACCGGGTTCTGAATCAATTTGATGATGCCGGCATTGTAACTCGTCATCATTTCGAAGGCGGTAAGTCCGTATTTGAACTGGCGCAGCAACATCACCATGATCATCTGGTGTGTCTGGATTGTGGCAGTGTGGTCGAGTTTTCTGATGAAGTTATTGAACAACGTCAGAAAGAAATTGCCGAAAAACATGGTATGACACTGACGCATCACAGCCTGTATCTTTACGGTAATTGCGGTAAAGAAAACTGTATCAATCGTAAGAAATAA
- the fldA gene encoding flavodoxin FldA: MALIGLFFGSDTGNTEAVAGMIQKELGSDLIDVLDVAQGTSADFEKYDLLILGIPTWYYGESQADWDDFFPELEKVDFSAKLVAIFGCGDQEDYAEYFLDAMGTLRDIIVAKGATIVGYWPTEGYHFEASKALVDDKHFVGLGIDEDRQPEQTAERVAAWCQQLREEMCLSELV; the protein is encoded by the coding sequence ATGGCACTGATAGGTCTGTTCTTTGGTAGCGATACCGGCAACACAGAAGCAGTCGCAGGCATGATCCAGAAAGAACTGGGCAGCGATTTGATTGACGTATTGGATGTAGCTCAGGGCACCAGCGCTGACTTTGAAAAATATGACTTGCTGATCTTAGGCATTCCAACCTGGTATTACGGCGAATCACAGGCCGACTGGGATGATTTTTTCCCTGAATTGGAAAAAGTTGATTTCAGCGCCAAACTGGTGGCCATCTTTGGTTGTGGCGATCAGGAAGATTATGCTGAATATTTCCTTGATGCGATGGGCACATTACGTGACATCATCGTGGCTAAAGGCGCAACCATTGTCGGCTACTGGCCGACAGAGGGCTATCATTTCGAAGCCTCCAAAGCACTGGTCGATGACAAACATTTTGTCGGTCTGGGCATTGACGAAGATCGTCAGCCAGAACAGACAGCGGAACGTGTTGCGGCCTGGTGTCAGCAATTACGCGAAGAGATGTGTCTGTCTGAGTTAGTCTAA
- the ybfE gene encoding LexA regulated protein, giving the protein MAKHHSDRTTLDLFADEKRPGRPKTNPHPRDLQLKINKRNQLKRDKDKGLHRVELKLDAESLDDLNQLADARGISRSELIQELVREYVSTQRSSQLK; this is encoded by the coding sequence ATGGCAAAACATCACTCGGATCGCACTACACTGGATCTGTTTGCTGACGAAAAACGTCCAGGGCGCCCTAAAACTAACCCTCATCCCCGTGATTTGCAGTTAAAAATAAATAAACGCAATCAATTAAAACGGGATAAGGATAAAGGGCTTCATCGGGTTGAACTCAAACTCGATGCAGAGTCATTGGATGATCTCAATCAGTTGGCAGATGCCAGAGGTATCAGTAGATCAGAACTCATTCAGGAGTTAGTCCGCGAATACGTTAGCACTCAGCGTTCCAGCCAGCTAAAATAG
- a CDS encoding alpha/beta fold hydrolase, protein MKLNYQITEFPNPAAEPIVLLHGLFGKQDNLGLLKQALQLQRPVITVDLRNHGLSEWHAEMNYQVMSDDILNLLSEFNQPKVHLLGHSMGGKVAMAVALQAPDRVASLIVADIAPVAYQESRHTNVFNALNAVANAQIASRKEAELLMSDYLTEPAVRQFLLKSFSNTQPTHWQFNLHILQQHYADIMGWPFAATQRYSGPVLFIKGGASDYLQTEHQPVIAQHFPNASAKIIPGCGHWLHAEKPLLFNGIVERFLQQSN, encoded by the coding sequence GTGAAGCTTAATTACCAGATAACCGAGTTCCCTAATCCTGCAGCAGAGCCAATTGTTTTACTGCATGGTTTATTTGGCAAACAAGACAATCTGGGATTACTCAAACAAGCGCTACAGTTACAACGTCCGGTGATCACCGTAGATCTGCGCAATCATGGACTGTCAGAATGGCATGCTGAGATGAACTATCAGGTGATGAGTGACGATATCCTCAATTTATTGAGTGAATTTAATCAGCCTAAAGTGCATCTGCTCGGGCATTCCATGGGTGGCAAAGTGGCAATGGCGGTAGCGTTACAAGCACCCGACCGAGTAGCATCATTGATCGTGGCCGATATTGCCCCCGTGGCTTATCAAGAAAGCCGACACACGAATGTGTTTAACGCGTTGAATGCTGTCGCTAACGCACAAATAGCCTCTCGAAAGGAAGCAGAACTACTGATGTCTGACTACCTGACTGAACCAGCCGTGCGCCAATTTTTATTAAAATCTTTCAGTAACACACAACCCACCCACTGGCAATTTAACCTGCACATATTGCAACAACACTATGCCGATATCATGGGCTGGCCTTTCGCTGCCACACAACGTTATTCAGGCCCGGTGTTATTTATCAAAGGCGGTGCATCAGACTATTTGCAAACGGAACATCAACCCGTCATAGCACAGCACTTCCCCAATGCCAGTGCCAAAATTATTCCCGGTTGTGGTCATTGGCTGCATGCCGAAAAACCACTCTTATTTAACGGAATTGTTGAGCGGTTTTTACAACAATCAAACTGA
- the seqA gene encoding replication initiation negative regulator SeqA, translating into MKTIEVDEQIYRYIASRTLHIGESASDILRRLLALPVDTSMESTVSAVLDDKTDAESLTEASTDVLNKLIDDAQLAKEESAIARFMLILSALYRAQPEVFSRGADIKGRKRIYFAEDPQALLDNGKTTKPKPVPETPYWVITNTNTGRKRLIIEQLMQAMGYSAETIAEVCNKV; encoded by the coding sequence ATGAAAACCATTGAGGTTGATGAACAGATCTACCGTTACATAGCCAGCCGTACCTTGCATATTGGCGAGAGTGCTTCTGATATTTTAAGACGCCTGCTTGCTTTGCCTGTAGATACGAGTATGGAATCAACTGTGTCTGCGGTGCTTGATGATAAGACGGATGCGGAATCACTCACAGAAGCTTCCACGGATGTTTTGAACAAGCTGATCGACGATGCGCAATTAGCGAAAGAAGAGAGTGCGATAGCACGTTTCATGTTGATTCTTTCCGCCTTGTATCGTGCTCAACCCGAAGTTTTTAGTCGGGGTGCAGACATCAAAGGCCGTAAACGGATCTACTTCGCGGAAGATCCACAAGCCTTGTTAGACAATGGTAAAACCACCAAGCCAAAACCTGTCCCTGAGACCCCGTACTGGGTTATTACTAACACGAATACTGGCCGTAAGCGCTTGATTATTGAGCAGTTAATGCAGGCCATGGGCTACTCTGCGGAAACGATCGCAGAGGTTTGTAACAAGGTATAA
- the pgm gene encoding phosphoglucomutase (alpha-D-glucose-1,6-bisphosphate-dependent), translating to MAQHPHAGKPARVEDLTNIPRLVAAYYLNKPDMSLPEQRVAFGTSGHRGSSLHNAFTESHIQAVSQALAEYRQSKGISGPLFIGMDTHALSEAALASAVQVLAANGVQVRIQQGLGYTPTPVVSHAILTYNRAGHADQADGVVITPSHNPPEDGGFKYNPPHGGPAEGDITKWVEDRANQILENGSVDVKVMPYAAAIASEFVQEHDYVTPYVNDLGNVLDMEAIRKSGIKIGVDPLGGAGVAYWDVIAKTYGLNIEVVNYRVDPTFSFMTLDKDGKIRMDCSSPWAMASLIGLKDKFDIALGNDPDYDRHGIVTKSGLMNPNHYLAVAIQYLFTHRPNWPAQAAVGKTLVSSSIIDRVAGKIARNLKEVPVGFKWFVDGLFDGSFGFGGEESAGASFLRKDGTVWTTDKDGFILALLAAEIIAVTGKDPQQLYDALTEEFGAPVYRRIDAPANTAQKAVLSKLSPDLVEATSLAGEPILAKLTKAPGNNAAIGGLKVVTENGWFAARPSGTESIYKIYMESFKGEEHLDLIQKEAQQIVSAALAKAGV from the coding sequence ATGGCACAACATCCGCACGCAGGTAAACCAGCTCGCGTTGAAGACCTCACCAATATTCCACGTCTGGTCGCTGCTTATTATCTGAATAAACCTGATATGTCATTACCTGAACAACGCGTTGCCTTCGGTACCTCTGGGCACCGCGGCAGTTCGTTGCACAATGCTTTCACTGAATCTCATATTCAGGCTGTCAGTCAGGCTCTGGCTGAATATCGTCAGAGTAAAGGCATCTCTGGCCCGCTGTTTATTGGTATGGATACGCATGCGTTGTCAGAAGCGGCACTGGCCAGCGCCGTACAAGTATTGGCAGCTAACGGTGTGCAGGTTCGCATTCAGCAAGGCTTAGGCTATACACCGACTCCTGTTGTTTCGCACGCGATCCTGACTTACAACCGCGCTGGTCATGCAGATCAGGCTGATGGCGTGGTGATTACCCCATCACACAATCCACCGGAAGATGGTGGCTTTAAATATAACCCTCCGCATGGTGGCCCAGCTGAAGGTGATATCACCAAGTGGGTGGAAGATCGTGCGAACCAGATCCTGGAAAACGGTTCTGTTGATGTGAAAGTAATGCCTTATGCCGCGGCGATTGCCTCTGAGTTTGTGCAGGAACATGACTACGTTACCCCGTATGTGAATGATTTGGGTAATGTGCTGGATATGGAAGCAATTCGTAAATCGGGCATCAAAATTGGTGTTGATCCACTGGGTGGCGCCGGTGTTGCCTACTGGGACGTGATTGCGAAAACCTATGGCCTGAATATCGAAGTCGTGAATTATCGGGTTGATCCAACATTCTCATTTATGACACTGGATAAAGACGGCAAAATCCGTATGGATTGCTCGAGCCCATGGGCGATGGCGAGTCTGATTGGTCTGAAAGACAAATTTGATATTGCATTGGGTAATGATCCAGATTATGACCGTCACGGTATTGTGACTAAATCAGGTCTGATGAATCCAAACCATTATCTGGCGGTAGCAATTCAATATCTGTTTACGCATCGTCCTAACTGGCCAGCACAAGCGGCAGTGGGTAAGACACTGGTTTCTTCTTCTATCATTGATCGTGTGGCTGGCAAAATTGCCCGCAATCTGAAAGAAGTGCCGGTTGGCTTTAAATGGTTTGTTGATGGTCTGTTTGACGGTAGTTTCGGTTTCGGTGGCGAAGAGAGCGCGGGCGCGTCATTCCTACGTAAAGACGGCACTGTGTGGACTACCGACAAAGATGGTTTCATTCTGGCTTTGCTGGCGGCAGAAATTATTGCGGTGACAGGTAAAGACCCACAGCAGTTGTATGACGCGCTGACAGAAGAATTTGGTGCGCCAGTTTATCGTCGTATCGATGCGCCAGCGAATACCGCACAAAAAGCAGTATTGTCTAAGCTGAGCCCTGATCTGGTTGAAGCAACCTCTTTGGCTGGCGAACCTATTCTGGCGAAACTGACTAAAGCGCCAGGTAACAATGCGGCGATTGGTGGTTTGAAGGTAGTGACTGAGAATGGCTGGTTTGCGGCTCGTCCAAGTGGCACCGAGTCAATCTACAAGATCTATATGGAAAGTTTCAAAGGCGAAGAGCATCTGGATCTTATCCAGAAAGAAGCGCAACAGATCGTTTCTGCGGCACTGGCTAAAGCTGGCGTATAG
- a CDS encoding ATP-binding cassette domain-containing protein, with the protein MNSAPLLKVSGINKTFINRVGLFRRKPVQVLKDISFTLEPGETLALVGETGSGKSTLAKILAGVVPPTSGEIEVNGELIAFEDTQKRCKLIRMIFQDPNSSLNPQLRVGRILEAPLRLNTDLTEEERANTVIETLRMVGLLPEHALFYPQMISLGQKQRVALARALILDPKIIVADEAFSMLDVSMRSQIVNLLLKLQERLGLSYVVVANDLGLVRHISDKVLIMHQGEVVESGLTSEVFANPQHDVTKRLIQNHGHEYRL; encoded by the coding sequence ATGAACTCCGCACCATTATTGAAAGTCAGTGGTATCAATAAAACCTTTATCAATCGGGTAGGCTTATTCCGCCGCAAACCGGTTCAGGTATTAAAAGATATCTCATTCACTCTCGAACCCGGTGAAACGCTCGCATTGGTGGGTGAAACAGGCTCTGGCAAAAGTACGCTCGCTAAGATACTAGCTGGCGTGGTGCCACCAACCTCCGGTGAAATTGAAGTAAACGGTGAACTAATTGCGTTTGAAGACACACAAAAACGCTGCAAATTGATCCGCATGATCTTCCAAGACCCGAATTCTTCGTTAAACCCGCAACTTCGCGTTGGTCGAATTCTGGAAGCACCGTTACGCCTGAATACCGATTTAACGGAAGAAGAACGTGCTAACACCGTGATCGAAACATTACGCATGGTCGGTTTATTGCCGGAACATGCGCTGTTTTATCCGCAGATGATCTCATTAGGGCAAAAACAACGTGTCGCACTGGCGCGGGCGCTGATCCTTGATCCGAAGATCATCGTGGCCGATGAAGCCTTCTCGATGCTGGATGTCTCCATGCGCTCGCAAATCGTCAATTTGTTGCTGAAATTGCAGGAACGGTTGGGATTATCTTATGTGGTCGTTGCCAACGATCTGGGTCTGGTGCGCCATATCAGTGATAAAGTATTGATCATGCATCAGGGGGAAGTCGTTGAAAGCGGGTTGACCAGTGAAGTATTCGCCAATCCGCAACATGATGTCACTAAACGGCTGATCCAAAACCACGGTCATGAATACCGACTATAA
- a CDS encoding oligopeptide/dipeptide ABC transporter ATP-binding protein, translating to MPLLDIRNLTIEIDTSQGRVKVVDKISLTINEGEVRGLVGESGSGKSLVAKALVGITKDNWHVSADRLRICDVNLLELTPRQRRQFLSNNIAMIFQEPVSCLDPSIPVGDQLMEVIPSRVFEGKWWQWPFWRKKHAKALLHRVGVKDHDKVMNAYPLELSDGICQKVMIAMAIAVKPKLLIADEPISAMEATTQAQILRLLDKMNVVNHTTILLISNDLNAIANLADTISVMYCGQMVETGPRELVLKNPHHPYTNALLNALPDFSQNLPHKSALITLPGSIPPLQHLPIGCRLGPRCPYAQKMCVRMPGVTQSKGHQFYCHFPLNLEDSSR from the coding sequence ATGCCGTTATTGGATATTCGTAATCTGACTATTGAGATCGACACCTCGCAAGGCCGAGTCAAAGTCGTCGATAAAATCAGCCTGACAATTAATGAAGGCGAAGTTCGTGGTTTAGTCGGTGAGTCCGGTTCAGGCAAAAGTCTGGTTGCCAAAGCACTGGTAGGGATCACTAAAGATAACTGGCATGTTTCGGCTGATCGCCTGCGGATCTGCGATGTGAACTTACTCGAATTGACACCTCGCCAGCGCCGTCAGTTTCTATCAAATAACATCGCCATGATCTTTCAGGAACCCGTATCCTGTCTCGACCCGTCCATTCCGGTGGGTGATCAGCTCATGGAAGTCATCCCAAGCCGGGTGTTTGAGGGAAAATGGTGGCAATGGCCGTTCTGGCGGAAAAAACATGCCAAAGCGTTATTGCACCGCGTCGGCGTTAAAGATCATGACAAAGTCATGAATGCCTATCCACTAGAGCTTTCTGACGGTATCTGCCAGAAAGTGATGATTGCGATGGCTATCGCTGTCAAACCTAAACTGCTGATCGCCGATGAACCTATCAGCGCCATGGAAGCTACCACACAGGCACAAATTCTACGTCTGCTGGATAAAATGAACGTGGTGAATCACACCACCATTTTGTTGATCAGTAATGATTTAAATGCGATCGCCAATCTGGCGGATACCATCAGTGTGATGTATTGCGGTCAGATGGTAGAAACCGGTCCACGCGAATTAGTATTAAAAAATCCGCATCACCCTTATACCAATGCGCTATTGAACGCTTTGCCGGATTTTAGTCAAAATTTGCCGCACAAATCAGCACTGATCACCCTGCCCGGCTCCATACCACCATTGCAGCATTTGCCTATTGGTTGCCGTCTTGGACCGCGCTGCCCCTATGCACAGAAAATGTGTGTACGGATGCCTGGCGTGACCCAAAGTAAAGGACACCAGTTTTATTGCCATTTCCCACTGAACCTGGAGGATTCCAGCCGATGA
- a CDS encoding ABC transporter permease subunit, whose protein sequence is MPSKVRIYPEIRIPSPLAQTWQTFRQNSRAMAGLWMFAFFIAMALLGPSLSSYDPFDQNANALLLSPSWEKNGSLHYFLGTDDLGRDVLSRLLYGAQMTFGSALTACILAMLIGSGIGVVAGMQRGLMSSILHHMLDVLLSVPSLLLAIVLVSLMGASLENALLAITLALIPQFIRASFNAVREIAGKEYIIAVRLDGSTPWRILRLAILPNILDVLVTQTTRGLSAAILDISAVCFLGIGAQSPLPEWGTMLADSLDLAYISPWNVALPGLAIMLSVVATNLVGEGLRKALQQGLE, encoded by the coding sequence ATGCCCAGCAAGGTTAGAATTTACCCTGAGATCCGCATACCGTCACCGCTGGCACAGACATGGCAAACGTTTCGCCAAAACTCGCGCGCCATGGCCGGTTTGTGGATGTTTGCGTTTTTTATTGCTATGGCTTTGCTGGGTCCATCGTTATCCAGTTATGATCCGTTTGATCAAAACGCCAATGCACTGCTGCTCTCGCCTTCGTGGGAAAAAAATGGCTCGTTGCACTACTTTTTAGGTACCGATGACTTAGGCCGGGATGTGTTATCACGTCTGTTATACGGCGCCCAAATGACCTTTGGTAGTGCGCTGACCGCCTGTATCTTAGCTATGTTAATTGGTTCCGGTATCGGGGTTGTGGCCGGTATGCAGCGTGGATTGATGTCCAGCATCTTGCACCACATGCTGGACGTGTTGTTATCTGTTCCTTCCTTGCTGCTGGCTATTGTGCTGGTTTCGCTGATGGGTGCCAGCCTTGAAAATGCACTGCTCGCCATCACGTTGGCTTTAATTCCGCAGTTTATTCGAGCTTCATTTAATGCCGTCCGAGAGATAGCCGGCAAAGAGTACATCATCGCGGTCCGCCTTGATGGTTCAACACCGTGGCGTATTCTGCGACTCGCGATTTTACCGAACATTCTGGATGTGTTGGTTACGCAAACCACGCGAGGGCTCTCTGCCGCCATACTCGATATCAGTGCTGTCTGTTTTCTGGGCATCGGTGCGCAATCACCATTACCAGAATGGGGCACCATGCTCGCAGATAGTTTAGATCTTGCGTATATCTCACCGTGGAATGTTGCGCTACCAGGCTTGGCCATCATGCTGAGTGTGGTTGCCACCAATCTGGTCGGCGAAGGCCTGCGTAAAGCACTGCAACAAGGACTAGAATAA
- a CDS encoding ABC transporter permease subunit: protein MLIYTLRRLSLLFFTLLILSLLAYGMDRHIDSDNSINLINGYFEFVKNFLQGQWGISSVTGEPVLNSVLAYLPATLGLALAAIFLATVVGITLGMLAALYRDHWPDMIITNLSLLGFSIPIYWLATLLIMTLAMQLGWFPSSGQLSLLYQIRPVTGFSLLDCWLSDKPYRIAALLDALQHLILPASVLGLITTTEVIRLVRSSLSEVMGQSYIKAALSRGRSTWSVVLTHGLRNALPPILPMMSMQFGTIVTSAIITEQMFEWPGLGRWLVSSINARDFAAVLACMLVIAITLIVINVFSELLTVLFYPAKRKAMYAQQG from the coding sequence ATGCTCATTTACACATTGCGCCGCTTAAGCTTATTGTTCTTTACGTTACTCATCCTGAGTCTATTGGCCTACGGCATGGATCGGCATATTGATAGCGACAATTCAATAAATCTGATCAATGGCTATTTTGAGTTCGTCAAAAATTTCCTACAAGGTCAATGGGGAATTTCCAGCGTCACCGGTGAACCTGTGTTAAACAGCGTGCTGGCTTATTTACCCGCGACATTAGGCTTAGCCTTGGCAGCGATTTTTCTGGCGACCGTTGTTGGTATTACATTGGGCATGTTGGCTGCGTTATATCGCGATCATTGGCCTGACATGATCATCACCAATCTCAGTTTATTGGGTTTTTCGATCCCTATATATTGGCTGGCAACGTTATTGATCATGACGTTGGCGATGCAATTAGGTTGGTTCCCCTCTTCTGGACAGTTAAGCCTGCTTTATCAAATCCGTCCGGTGACTGGCTTCAGTTTGCTTGACTGCTGGTTGTCTGATAAACCCTATCGAATAGCAGCATTATTGGATGCACTGCAGCATCTGATATTACCGGCAAGTGTACTGGGTTTGATTACCACCACCGAGGTGATCCGTTTAGTACGCAGTTCGCTCAGTGAAGTGATGGGACAAAGCTACATCAAAGCCGCACTCAGTCGTGGACGTTCAACCTGGAGTGTCGTTCTAACGCATGGTTTACGTAATGCATTACCGCCCATCTTACCGATGATGAGTATGCAATTCGGCACCATAGTGACCTCGGCCATTATTACTGAACAGATGTTTGAATGGCCTGGATTAGGACGCTGGCTGGTGAGCAGTATCAATGCCCGCGATTTTGCTGCTGTTCTAGCCTGCATGCTGGTAATAGCCATTACGCTCATTGTTATCAATGTCTTTTCTGAATTACTGACCGTTCTGTTCTACCCAGCTAAAAGGAAAGCGATGTATGCCCAGCAAGGTTAG
- a CDS encoding ABC transporter substrate-binding protein, translating into MKLFSLMHCLGAVILLLTGCKPVESAKTSGAVYCVDSFSQHLNPQILGSSPFVASLSQQVYNRLIEINPDTQRLDGALADNWSISRNGLVYTFNLRRNVPFHHTAWFTPQRLFNADDVVFSFQRILDSNHPFHAVSGTRYPFFDNRQFAEVLQDVRKVTDYQVQFVLRHPDASFMATLASDYAVILSAEYGDYLQHQHGDLQDMDDLPVGTGPFQLLEQRPDEYLRLSRNPDYWDKAPQLEQLVFDYTPRASKRLAKLFTGECQVIATPAASQLPFIRNNPRTDLDIQSNMNTTYLALNTRQKPLNDIRVRQAIAMAINRDNLQQAVFYDTGETASSLLPPASWAHHPNLDEYYYDPDKARALLKDAGYPDGFDITMWVQPIAKTYNPDASKTAQLIRGDLARIGINVQLLETRWVLMRANLQEGKYDLALLSWAADNADPDNFLRPLLSCEAMGKEGNNYSGWCNQEFDAHLDNALATQRLSQRIFEYQLSQEMIYQYVPVIPLAHALMVSAYWRNMHNIVIPPTGGVSFKKAYRE; encoded by the coding sequence ATGAAACTTTTTTCATTAATGCACTGTTTGGGAGCCGTAATATTACTGCTCACCGGCTGCAAACCTGTCGAATCAGCCAAAACCAGCGGCGCTGTTTATTGTGTTGATAGTTTCAGCCAACACTTAAATCCGCAGATCCTGGGCTCCAGCCCTTTTGTTGCGTCATTGTCACAACAAGTCTACAACCGACTGATCGAAATCAATCCAGATACCCAACGCTTGGATGGCGCCTTAGCCGACAACTGGAGCATCAGCCGTAATGGTCTGGTTTATACCTTCAATTTACGCCGGAATGTACCGTTCCACCATACCGCTTGGTTTACCCCACAACGGTTATTTAATGCCGATGACGTTGTATTCAGTTTTCAGCGCATTCTTGATTCAAACCATCCGTTTCATGCCGTTTCCGGAACGCGTTATCCGTTTTTTGATAACCGGCAATTTGCCGAAGTTTTGCAGGATGTGAGGAAAGTTACCGACTATCAGGTGCAATTTGTCCTTCGTCATCCAGATGCCTCGTTTATGGCCACACTGGCCAGCGATTACGCCGTGATTTTATCCGCAGAATACGGTGACTATCTGCAACACCAGCATGGTGATTTGCAGGATATGGACGATTTGCCCGTTGGCACCGGACCATTTCAGTTACTGGAACAACGGCCAGATGAATATTTACGTCTAAGCAGAAATCCGGATTATTGGGACAAAGCCCCTCAACTGGAACAGCTGGTTTTCGACTACACACCTCGTGCCTCTAAGCGCTTAGCAAAATTATTTACCGGTGAATGTCAGGTAATTGCGACCCCCGCAGCCAGCCAATTACCGTTTATCCGTAATAACCCACGCACTGATTTAGATATTCAGAGCAATATGAACACCACATATCTGGCATTAAATACCCGCCAGAAACCGCTGAATGATATTCGCGTCCGACAAGCGATTGCCATGGCAATCAACCGCGACAATCTGCAACAAGCTGTTTTTTATGATACTGGTGAAACAGCCTCCAGCTTGTTACCACCTGCGTCCTGGGCTCATCACCCGAATCTGGATGAGTATTATTATGATCCGGACAAAGCACGGGCGCTATTGAAGGACGCCGGTTACCCGGACGGTTTTGATATCACCATGTGGGTGCAACCTATCGCCAAAACCTACAACCCGGATGCATCAAAAACGGCACAATTGATCCGCGGTGATCTAGCCCGTATCGGGATCAATGTACAACTGCTGGAAACACGCTGGGTACTCATGCGTGCAAACCTGCAAGAAGGTAAATATGATTTAGCCTTATTGTCATGGGCCGCAGACAATGCCGATCCTGACAACTTCTTGCGCCCATTACTCAGCTGTGAAGCGATGGGGAAAGAGGGTAATAACTATTCTGGCTGGTGTAATCAGGAGTTTGATGCCCATCTGGATAACGCGTTAGCTACTCAACGTTTATCACAGCGGATCTTTGAATACCAACTCAGTCAGGAAATGATCTACCAGTATGTTCCTGTGATCCCGCTGGCTCATGCGTTGATGGTGAGTGCCTACTGGCGCAATATGCACAATATTGTCATTCCACCCACCGGTGGTGTTTCATTTAAAAAGGCTTATCGGGAGTAA